The segment CGCGATGCCCGCCACAAGCCCGGAAAGCTGCACCCGTGGATAGCCGAGCGCGAGAAGGATCTGGTTCACCGCATCGGTGCCCGCGTAATACAGGATCAATATCAGCACCAGTTCCGGCACGGCGCGGACCACGGTGGTATAGATCGCCAGCAGATCACGCAGCACCGGCCCGCCGTAAAGCTTGCCATAGGCGCCGAAGGTCCCGATCAGCAGGCCGAGGCCGAAGGCGCCAGAGGCGATCAGGACCGAGTTCCACAACCCGCGCAGCAGGTTCGCCCCCCAGCCGGGGGGCGAATAGGCCAGCAGGTCCAGCGTTGAGGCCGCAGCAACGGCCCCGAGCGCCGCCAGCATGACGGATCAGCCGCCGTAGATCGACGAGGCGAAATAGGGCTTCGAGATCGTCTCGTAGGTGCCATCGGCGATCACCTTGGCAATGCCCTCGTTGAACTTGGCCTTCAGCGCGTCGTCGCCCTTGCGCAGGCCGACGCCGACCCCGAGGCCGAGGATGTCGGTATCGCCCGCCACCGCGCCCTTGCTTTCGCAGCAGGCCATGCCGGTTTCGGTGGCAAGGAAGGCATCGAGCGCGATGCTGTCGGCCTGCGTCGCGTCGATCCGGCCCGCGACCAGATCCTGGTTGGCCTCGTCCTGGGTCTGGTAGATCTTGACCTCGGCGGCGGTGCCCGCGAAATGCTTCTGGACGTAAGCCTCGTGCACGGTCGAAACCTGCACGCCGATGATCTTGCCCGCCAGACCTTCGGGCGTGGGGGCGATGTCGCCGCCCCTGGCGGCCACGATCACGGTCGGCGTGTCGTAATACTTGTCGGAAAAGTCGATGGTCTGCATCCGCTCGGCGGTGATCGACATCGAGGCCATGATGGCGTCGATCTGCCCGCCGGTCAGCGACGGGATGATGCCGTCCCAGGAAACCGGCGTGACCACGCATTCCATGGCGGCGGCGGCGCAGACGGCGTTGATCATGTCCACCTCCCAGCCGACCCAGTTGCCGGACGCATCGGGGCTGGCAAAGGGCGGATAGGGTTCGGCCGCGATGCCGACCTTGACGGGTTCGGCAAGGGCGGCGGTGCCGAGCGCCAGCGTCGCGGCAATGGTCAGAAGCGTGTTTTTCATGGGGAAGCCTTTCTGTTGGTGCTTTTTCCGGGTTGGGTCCCGGATTTCAGGAAACCGATTTCAGGAACTGCCGCAGCCGGTCGGATTTCGGCGCGCCGAACAGCGCCTCGGGCGGGCCTTCCTCCTCGATGACGCCGTTGTGCAGGTAGATGACATGGCTTGCCACCTCGCGCGCGAACTTCATCTCGTGGGTCACGAGGATCATGGTGCGCCCCTCGGCGGCCAGATCGCGGATCACCCCCAGCACCTCGCCCACCAGTTCGGGGTCGAGTGCCGAGGTCGGCTCGTCGAACAGCATGGCGCGGGGCTCGATGGCCAGCGCGCGGGCGATGGCGGCGCGCTGCTGCTGGCCGCCCGACAGGAACGCGGGATAGACATGCGCCTTTTCCGCCAGCCCGACCCGCGCCAGCAGCTTTTCGGCACGCGCCACGGCCTCGGCGCGCGGGGTGCCCAGCACATGCACCGGAACCTCGATCAGGTTTTCCAGGATGGTCTTGTGGGTCCACAGGTTGAACTGCTGGAACACCATGCCCAGGCGGCGGCGGGCGTGTTCGATCTGGCGGCGGTTGGCGGGGCTGCCGTCGGCGCGCAGCGCGATTTCCTCGCCCGCGATCACGATCCGACCCGAGGTCGGGGTTTCCAGAAAGTTGATGCAGCGCAGCATGGTCGACTTGCCCGACCCCGAGCCGCCGATGATCGCCACCACGTCGCCTTCGTTCGCGCAGAGCGACACGCCCTTGAGAACCTCCAGCCGCCCGAAGGACTTGCGCAGGTTTTCAATCCGGATCGCCTCGGGGGCGGCGGGGTGCGGGCTCCGGGCGGGAAGGCGGGGGGCGGGAAGGCGGGGGGCGGGAAGGCGGGGGGCGGGAAGGCGGGGGGCGGGTTCTGGCATCAAGTCTCCGGTGCAAGGGCCCTTGCAGTAAGGCGCGACGGTGCTAGTTATGCAAGCGTATAATTGTGGATCGGGGCGGTGACTGGCGAGGCGATGACTGGCGAGCGGCGGAAATTCAGGCGCGAGGGCGAGGAACGGCGGCGCGATGCGCTGATTGCCGCCGCCCTTGATCTGGTCGCAGAGGGCGGGCCGGGGGCCGCGACGGTGCGCGCGATTGCCGACCGGGCGGGCGTGACGCCGGGGCTGATCCGGCACTATTTCCAGACCAAGGAAGACCTCACCCGCGCCGCCTACCGCGCCGTGATGGACCGCATGACCGGAGCCAACCTGCAGGTGCTGGAGGTGGCCCCCCCCGGCCCCGAGGCGCGGCTGGCGGCCTTCGTCGCCGCCTCGCTGCGCGCCCCGGTGATGGATCCTGCCGCGATGGGGCTGTGGGCCGGGTTCATCCACCTGGTGCGGCGCGACCCGGCGATGGCCGAGATTCACCGCACCACCTATCTGCACTACCGCGACCAGTTGCAGGCCCTGATCGCCGCCCTGCCCCGCCCCGCCGATGCCGCAACCCTGCGGGCGCAGGCAATTGCCTGCAACGGGGTGATCGACGGGCTGTGGCTGGAAGGCTCGGCCCTGCCCGACGCCTTCGGCCCGGACGAGCTGGCGCAGATCGGGGTTGGTGCGGTCGGGGCGATTCTGGGGCTTGATCTGGGGGCGCATCTGCCGCAAAGCCCCGCGCCTGAAACCGACCTTGAGGACCGCGCATGAAATACGCCGCCATCACCGAACGCCTTGCCGGACTGGGCGGCACCAAATGGGAAATCCATGCGCTGGCGCGGGCGCTGAAATCCGAGGGCCGCCCGCTGATCGAGCTGACCATCGGCGAGCCCGACGTGCCGACCCCGCCCGAGCTCATGGAGATTGCCACCCGCGCGATGGAGGACGGGCGCACCGGCTATTCCAACGGGCGCGGCGAGCCGGGGCTGCTGCGGGCGCTGGCGGCACGCTATTCCGTGCGGCGCGGGCGGCGGATCGGGGCCGACCAGGTGATGTGCTTCCCGGGCACCCAGACCACGCTGTTCGCGGTGCTGAACGCCCTGGCGCAGGCTGGCGACGAGGTGCTGCTGGGCGACCCGATGTATGCCACCTACGAAGGGCTGGTGGCCGCCAGCGGCGCGCAGCTGGTGCGCGTGCCGCTGCGCCCCGAGCACGGCTTCCGGATGCAGGCCGAGGATCTGGCGGCGCGCATCACCCCCCGCAGCCGCGTGATCTTCCTCAACTCGCCGCACAACCCGACCGGGGCGGTGCTGCGCCCGGCGGATCTGGAGGCGATCGGGCGGCTGGCGCTGGCGCATGACCTGTGGATCGTCTGCGACGAGGTCTACGAGGATCTCGTGTTCGAGGGCACGCAGTTCACCTCGCCGCTGGAACTGCCCGCCTTGGCGGACCGGGTGATCGTGGCCTCGTCGATCTCGAAATCGCACGCGGCACCCGGCTTCCGCTCGGGCTGGTGCGTCGGCCCGGCCGAGTTCTGCACCCGGCTGCTGCCCCTGTCGGAAACCATGCTGTTCGGCAACCAGCCCTTCATCGCCGACATGACGGCGGCGGCGGTCTCGGCGCCCTCGCCGGTGGCGGCCGGGATGGTGGCGCGGTTCAAGGCCCGCGCTTCGCTGATCGCGGCGCGGCTGGACGGGGTGGCGGGCCTGCGGGTGCACCAGCCCGAGGCCGGGATGTTCGCGCTGATCGACGTGCGCGCCACCGGGCTGTCGGGCGAGGCCTTCGCGCTGGGCCTCTTGGAACAGGGCGGGGTGGCGGTGATGCCGGGCGAAAGCTTCGGCACGGAACTTGGCGGCTGGCTGCGCGTGGCGCTGACCCAGCCCGACGGGCAGACCGCCGAGGCCTGCCGGCGGATCGCGGCCCATGCCCGGCAGGTGCAGGGACTCGCGGCATGACCTCGGTCGGCGAGGCGCTCGTGGCGGGACTTAGGGCGCGCGGCGTCGAGGTGGTGTTCGGCATCCCCGGCGTCCACACGGTCGAGCTTTACCGGAGCCTGCCGGGGTCCGGCATCCGCCATGTCACCGGGCGGCACGAACAGGGCGCGGCCTTCATGGCCGACGGCTATGCGCGGGTGTCGGGCAAGCCCGGCGTGGCCTTCGTGATCACCGGGCCGGGCCTGACCAACGCGCTGACCGCGATGGCGCAGGCGCGGGCGGATTCGATCCCGATGCTGGTGGTCTCGGGCGTGAACCGGCGCGACAGCCTCGGGCGCGGGCTGGGGCTCTTGCACGAACTGCCCGATCAGGCGGCGATGGTGGCGGCCCTGTGCCCGACTTTCCGGGTAGATGCACCCGAGGCGCTGGCGGGCGCGCTCGACGCTGCTTTTGCCGCGCTGACAAGCGGCCGCCCCGGCCCGGTGCATCTGGAGGTGCCGACTGACGTGATGCCGCTGCCCTGCGCGCCCCTGCCGCCGCCCGCCGTTCCCGCCCCGCCGCCCCTGCCCGACATGGCCGAGGCGGCCCGCCGCCTGAACGCCGCCCGCCGCGTGGTCATTCTGGCCGGTGGCGGTGCCCGGGCGGCAGGCCCCGCCTTGCAGGCATTGGCCGAGCGGCTCGACGCGCCGGTGGTGCAGACCGCGAACGCGCGCGGCCTGATGCACTGCCACCCGCTCGGCGTGCCCGCCAGCCCCAGCCTTCACGCGGTGCGGACGCTGATTGCCGGGGCGGACCAGCTGCTGGCAATCGGCACCGAAATCGGCTCGACCGACTACGACATGTATGTGCGGGGCGGCCTGCCCGACCTGTCCGGCATGATCCGGATCGACCTCTGCGCCGCGCAACTCGCCCGCCACCCCGCCGCCCTGACGCTGCTGGCCGAGGCGGGCGCGGCCCTTGCCGCCTTGCTGCCACTGACAGCCGCGCAGTCGGGCGACGGCCGGGCCCGCGCCGCCACCGCCCGAACCGCCGCCCGTGCCGAACTGCCCCCCCCGATGCAGGCGCAACTGGCGATGCTGGAGGCGATGCGCGACACGGTTCCCGGCGCGATCATCGTCGGCGACAGCACGCAGCCGGTCTATGCCGGGAACCTTTTCCACGACCACGACCGCCCCGGCGGTTGGTTCAACGCGGCGACCGGCTACGGCGCTCTGGGCTTTGCCCCCGGCGCAGCCGTCGGCGCCGCAATGGCCGCCCCCGGCACGCCGGTGATCTGTCTGATCGGCGATGGTGGCCTGCAGTTCAGCCCCGGCGAGCTGCGCACCGCGGTCGACGAGGCCCTGCCGATAACCTTCGTCGTCTGGAACAACGCCGGTTTCCGCGAAATCGCCGAAGCCATGGCCGACGCGGGCGCACAGGTCCTGGGCTGCACCCCCAGCCCGCTGAAGCTCGCCCCCTTCGCCGCCGCCTGCGACCTGCCCTTCGCCTCGATCCCCCCCGACCCCGCCGCCCTGCGCGCCGCCCTTGCCCCCGCTTCGGCAGGGCCACGTATGATCGAAGTCCGCGTGCCCTGACCTTCCCCTTTCTTCTGTTCTCAAATATCCCCGCCGGAGGCTCCCGCCCCCACCGCCGGAGCCTCCGGCGGGGATATTTGAGCAAGGTGAATGCGCAAGGCGGGGCCAGAGACCGCCACTTCCGTTTTCCCCCCATCCGCGCCATAAGCGGGGCTTGTTGGCGGGGGTGATCCATGACGACCCAGATGGAAGCGATAGCCGGTGTGCAACGCGAGCGCCTTGACGCGCTGGCGGCGCGCGAGGCGCGGCGCTATGCGGGCACGCGGCCGCAGACCAGGGTGGCGCTGGCGGCCGGGGCCGGGGCCTGGCTTGGCGGCGTGCCGATGCACTGGATGAAGGACTGGCCGATGCCCTTCCCGATGCTGGTGGCGCAAGCGAAAGGCGCGCGGCTGACCGACATCGACGGTTACGGGGTGGACGATTTCTGTCTGGGCGACACCGGCGCCATGTTCGGCCATTCGCCGCCCGCCGTGGCGCGCGCCATCCGGGCCCAGGCACGGCGCGGCCTGACCACCATGCTGCCCGACGAGAATGCGCTGGAGGCCGGGCGGCTGCTGGGCAAGCGGTTCGGGCCGTTCCAGTGGCAGATCGCCACCACCGCCACCGATGCCAACCGCTTTGCGCTGCGCGTGGCGCGGGCGGTGACCGGGCGGCCGAAGGTGCTGGTGTTCAACGGCTGCTATCACGGCACGGTGGACGAGACGATGGTGATGCTGCAAGGCGGGCGCACCGTAGGCCGCCCCGGTCTGATCGGGCAGGTGGCCGATCTTGGCCTGACCGCCATCGCGGTCGAGTTCAACGATCTTGCGGGCGTCGAGGCCGCGCTGGCGACCGGCGAGGTGGCCGCGATCCTGACCGAGCCGGTCATGACCAATTCCTGCATGGTGCTGCCCGAGGCCGGGTTTCACGACGGGCTGCGCACGCTCAGCCGCCACCATGGCGCACTGCTGGTCCTTGACGAGACACATACCATTTCCAGCGGCCTTGGCGGCTATGCAAAGGTCCACAGCCTGACGCCCGACATGCTGGTGGTCGGCAAATGCGTGGCGGGGGGCGTGCCTGCCGCCGTCTGGGGGGTGAACCCGGATGTGGCGGCGCGGCTGGCGGCCTATGACGCGGGACGGCCTTCCGGCCATTCCGGCATGGGCACCACGCTGTCGGGCAACCCGATGCAGTTCGCCTGCCTGCGCGCGACGCTGGCCGAGGTGATGACCGAAGACGCCTATGCCCACATGGAAAAGGGTGCGTTGCGGCTGTCGGCGGGCCTTGCGCGCACCATCGACGCCCACCGCGCGCCCTGGCATGTGGTGCGGGTCGGCGCGCGGGTCGAGTTCATCTGCGCCCCCGGCCCCCTGCGCAACGGCGCCGAAGCCGCACTCGCGCACCAGCCCGAACTGGAGGCCGCGATTCATGTCGCCCTGCTGAACCGGGGCTGCCTGATCGCGCCGTTCCACAACATGATGCTGGTGTCGCCCGTCACGAAAAAGCGGCAGATCGACCGCCTGATTGCCGCCTTTGACGAAATCCTGACAGACTTGTTCGATTGAGACAGACATGACCGACATGCAAAGCCCCTCGGGGTCGACGATTGCCGAGGCCGAAGCCTTTCTGGCCACCCATCCCGAA is part of the Paracoccaceae bacterium Fryx2 genome and harbors:
- a CDS encoding pyridoxal phosphate-dependent aminotransferase gives rise to the protein MKYAAITERLAGLGGTKWEIHALARALKSEGRPLIELTIGEPDVPTPPELMEIATRAMEDGRTGYSNGRGEPGLLRALAARYSVRRGRRIGADQVMCFPGTQTTLFAVLNALAQAGDEVLLGDPMYATYEGLVAASGAQLVRVPLRPEHGFRMQAEDLAARITPRSRVIFLNSPHNPTGAVLRPADLEAIGRLALAHDLWIVCDEVYEDLVFEGTQFTSPLELPALADRVIVASSISKSHAAPGFRSGWCVGPAEFCTRLLPLSETMLFGNQPFIADMTAAAVSAPSPVAAGMVARFKARASLIAARLDGVAGLRVHQPEAGMFALIDVRATGLSGEAFALGLLEQGGVAVMPGESFGTELGGWLRVALTQPDGQTAEACRRIAAHARQVQGLAA
- a CDS encoding 5-guanidino-2-oxopentanoate decarboxylase, with the protein product MTSVGEALVAGLRARGVEVVFGIPGVHTVELYRSLPGSGIRHVTGRHEQGAAFMADGYARVSGKPGVAFVITGPGLTNALTAMAQARADSIPMLVVSGVNRRDSLGRGLGLLHELPDQAAMVAALCPTFRVDAPEALAGALDAAFAALTSGRPGPVHLEVPTDVMPLPCAPLPPPAVPAPPPLPDMAEAARRLNAARRVVILAGGGARAAGPALQALAERLDAPVVQTANARGLMHCHPLGVPASPSLHAVRTLIAGADQLLAIGTEIGSTDYDMYVRGGLPDLSGMIRIDLCAAQLARHPAALTLLAEAGAALAALLPLTAAQSGDGRARAATARTAARAELPPPMQAQLAMLEAMRDTVPGAIIVGDSTQPVYAGNLFHDHDRPGGWFNAATGYGALGFAPGAAVGAAMAAPGTPVICLIGDGGLQFSPGELRTAVDEALPITFVVWNNAGFREIAEAMADAGAQVLGCTPSPLKLAPFAAACDLPFASIPPDPAALRAALAPASAGPRMIEVRVP
- a CDS encoding aspartate aminotransferase family protein yields the protein MTTQMEAIAGVQRERLDALAAREARRYAGTRPQTRVALAAGAGAWLGGVPMHWMKDWPMPFPMLVAQAKGARLTDIDGYGVDDFCLGDTGAMFGHSPPAVARAIRAQARRGLTTMLPDENALEAGRLLGKRFGPFQWQIATTATDANRFALRVARAVTGRPKVLVFNGCYHGTVDETMVMLQGGRTVGRPGLIGQVADLGLTAIAVEFNDLAGVEAALATGEVAAILTEPVMTNSCMVLPEAGFHDGLRTLSRHHGALLVLDETHTISSGLGGYAKVHSLTPDMLVVGKCVAGGVPAAVWGVNPDVAARLAAYDAGRPSGHSGMGTTLSGNPMQFACLRATLAEVMTEDAYAHMEKGALRLSAGLARTIDAHRAPWHVVRVGARVEFICAPGPLRNGAEAALAHQPELEAAIHVALLNRGCLIAPFHNMMLVSPVTKKRQIDRLIAAFDEILTDLFD
- a CDS encoding ATP-binding cassette domain-containing protein — encoded protein: MPEPAPRLPAPRLPAPRLPAPRLPARSPHPAAPEAIRIENLRKSFGRLEVLKGVSLCANEGDVVAIIGGSGSGKSTMLRCINFLETPTSGRIVIAGEEIALRADGSPANRRQIEHARRRLGMVFQQFNLWTHKTILENLIEVPVHVLGTPRAEAVARAEKLLARVGLAEKAHVYPAFLSGGQQQRAAIARALAIEPRAMLFDEPTSALDPELVGEVLGVIRDLAAEGRTMILVTHEMKFAREVASHVIYLHNGVIEEEGPPEALFGAPKSDRLRQFLKSVS
- a CDS encoding TetR family transcriptional regulator C-terminal domain-containing protein; amino-acid sequence: MTGEAMTGERRKFRREGEERRRDALIAAALDLVAEGGPGAATVRAIADRAGVTPGLIRHYFQTKEDLTRAAYRAVMDRMTGANLQVLEVAPPGPEARLAAFVAASLRAPVMDPAAMGLWAGFIHLVRRDPAMAEIHRTTYLHYRDQLQALIAALPRPADAATLRAQAIACNGVIDGLWLEGSALPDAFGPDELAQIGVGAVGAILGLDLGAHLPQSPAPETDLEDRA
- a CDS encoding transporter substrate-binding domain-containing protein; the encoded protein is MKNTLLTIAATLALGTAALAEPVKVGIAAEPYPPFASPDASGNWVGWEVDMINAVCAAAAMECVVTPVSWDGIIPSLTGGQIDAIMASMSITAERMQTIDFSDKYYDTPTVIVAARGGDIAPTPEGLAGKIIGVQVSTVHEAYVQKHFAGTAAEVKIYQTQDEANQDLVAGRIDATQADSIALDAFLATETGMACCESKGAVAGDTDILGLGVGVGLRKGDDALKAKFNEGIAKVIADGTYETISKPYFASSIYGG